A genomic region of Gammaproteobacteria bacterium contains the following coding sequences:
- the kbl gene encoding glycine C-acetyltransferase, which translates to MSFNSAKISLTEDLNAIKEAGLWKNERVIASEQKNTITLADGHEVINMCANNYLGLANNPTLIKAAKDSYDQWGFGLSSVRFICGTQTIHKTLEAKVSEFLKTESTILYAACFDANTGLFETLLGKQDAIISDELNHASIIDGVRLCKAARYRYKNNDMQDLEAKLAEAKKAGARRILITTDGVFSMDGTIAQLDKICDLADQYDAMVHHDDCHAVGFMGKTGRGIHEYCGVMDRVDIITGTFGKALGGASGGYTSGRKEIIDMLRQRSRPYLFSNTVAPAICAASIAALDMLSASTELRDRLEENTHYFRKGMQAAGFEVDAGDHPIVPVMLGDAVLAQKMSQRLLEHGIYAIGFFYPVVPQGKARIRTQISAAHTQQDLDKAITAFAATYKELTA; encoded by the coding sequence ATGAGTTTCAATAGTGCAAAAATCAGTTTGACAGAAGATCTGAATGCCATCAAAGAGGCTGGTTTATGGAAAAATGAACGCGTTATTGCCTCTGAGCAAAAAAATACGATCACCCTTGCCGATGGCCATGAGGTCATCAATATGTGCGCCAACAATTACCTCGGCCTGGCCAATAACCCGACTTTAATCAAGGCGGCGAAAGACAGCTATGATCAATGGGGTTTCGGGCTATCTTCGGTGCGTTTTATCTGCGGCACACAGACCATTCACAAGACACTGGAGGCAAAGGTTAGTGAATTCCTGAAGACCGAGAGCACGATCCTCTATGCCGCCTGTTTTGATGCCAATACCGGACTGTTTGAAACCCTACTGGGAAAACAGGATGCCATCATATCCGATGAGTTGAATCATGCCTCCATTATTGATGGAGTGCGTCTATGCAAAGCCGCTCGCTATCGCTACAAAAATAATGACATGCAAGACCTTGAAGCAAAACTCGCCGAGGCAAAAAAGGCCGGGGCACGACGCATCCTGATTACCACCGATGGGGTTTTCTCGATGGATGGCACCATTGCCCAACTGGACAAGATCTGTGATCTAGCCGATCAATATGATGCCATGGTACATCATGATGATTGTCACGCAGTGGGATTCATGGGCAAAACCGGACGTGGTATACACGAATATTGTGGTGTAATGGATCGCGTCGATATTATCACCGGCACCTTTGGCAAGGCCTTAGGCGGTGCCTCGGGGGGTTATACCTCTGGACGCAAAGAGATTATCGACATGTTACGCCAGCGTTCTCGCCCTTACCTGTTTTCCAATACCGTAGCCCCCGCTATCTGTGCCGCCTCCATCGCCGCACTGGATATGCTGTCAGCATCGACAGAATTACGCGACCGACTGGAAGAAAACACTCATTATTTTCGTAAAGGCATGCAAGCCGCAGGCTTTGAGGTCGATGCCGGTGATCATCCGATTGTGCCGGTTATGTTAGGTGATGCGGTATTGGCACAAAAGATGTCACAACGTCTGCTAGAACATGGCATCTACGCCATTGGTTTCTTCTACCCTGTTGTACCCCAGGGCAAGGCCAGAATCCGCACCCAGATATCAGCAGCACACACCCAACAGGATCTGGACAAGGCGATTACTGCCTTTGCCGCGACCTATAAGGAACTCACAGCGTAA